Proteins from one bacterium genomic window:
- the purS gene encoding phosphoribosylformylglycinamidine synthase subunit PurS, with the protein MYLAKIYITLKQGLLDPQGVTVKHALDSMGYAGVAEVRFGKYLELKLNSSGQAKAEEEVKEMCDRLLANPVIEDYRIEVTVQV; encoded by the coding sequence ATGTATCTGGCAAAAATCTATATTACCTTAAAGCAAGGTCTGCTTGATCCCCAGGGGGTAACCGTAAAGCATGCCCTGGACTCAATGGGCTATGCTGGCGTAGCCGAGGTCCGGTTTGGTAAATATCTTGAACTCAAGCTTAACTCCTCTGGCCAGGCTAAGGCAGAGGAAGAAGTCAAGGAGATGTGCGACCGGCTTTTAGCCAATCCGGTGATCGAAGACTATCGAATTGAGGTAACCGTTCAGGTATAG